One genomic window of Mucilaginibacter sp. SJ includes the following:
- a CDS encoding aldo/keto reductase, giving the protein MKPLTSLFKEQSLGVISYFSLASGFLSGKYRSEADLKGSSRAGMVKKYLNQRGYRILKALDDLAGQYKTSQSTIALAWLIARPGITAPIVSATSLEQLTDLFESATLKLSNEAIEVLNIASAY; this is encoded by the coding sequence ATGAAACCACTTACGAGCCTTTTTAAAGAGCAGAGCCTTGGGGTGATCAGTTATTTTTCGTTGGCCAGCGGCTTTTTAAGCGGCAAATACCGTTCGGAAGCCGACCTGAAGGGCAGCAGCCGCGCCGGGATGGTAAAAAAATATCTTAACCAAAGGGGCTACAGAATATTAAAAGCACTGGATGACCTTGCCGGGCAGTATAAAACCAGCCAGTCGACAATCGCACTGGCCTGGTTAATTGCAAGGCCTGGTATTACAGCACCCATTGTTAGTGCCACCAGTTTGGAGCAACTTACTGATCTTTTTGAATCAGCCACTTTGAAATTAAGTAATGAAGCTATTGAGGTGCTGAATATCGCCAGCGCTTATTAA
- a CDS encoding ATP-binding protein has protein sequence MEKLKRIIGYGMPDLSLENKLFNALSLFICASSIFSLICNLFLGLSYKLELVELFVILMSGWAFYRSRFVRYKEDVAVIYICFGLAAIIPGWFYNGGITGSTTLSGVFFIVLITLLVKKRYHYIFIGALIAIFLGCYFIEKHFPGLVQPYDSTASKESDLITSAVVNILTVGLLVGFIKKSHETDKRDLIRKSEELQASQIELSASRDQAEAATFAKSNFLANMSHEIRTPLNGIIGTAQLLSRTNLQPEQQELLQTLQSSSNLLINIISDILDISKIEADKLILHPVSTHLRSCIKTVIEITEPAITSLHKPLSLTYDVDANVANYVIADEGRLQQILVNLIGNAIKFTDEGSVSLRVTASEIRNNVQDITFSIKDDGIGISEEALAQLFKPFTQVNTTALRKYGGTGLGLSICKKLVEMMHGRIWVESKEAQGSLFSFTLPLHVTYSIIEPEMQPDVKEAFQYRPLRILLAEDNKMNQLIASKIFKKVGYNIDIAENGLAAVNMVEQCNYDLIFMDIQMPEMDGLQATRHILTKHGKGAPPIIAMTANVLSENERECSQAGMKDFVSKPFTFERLEDIIQKWT, from the coding sequence ATGGAAAAGCTTAAGCGGATTATTGGCTATGGGATGCCTGATTTGTCGCTGGAGAACAAGCTGTTTAATGCGCTCTCATTATTCATTTGTGCCAGCAGCATTTTTTCGCTGATCTGCAATTTGTTTTTAGGTTTAAGTTATAAACTCGAACTTGTTGAGCTTTTTGTGATCCTGATGTCGGGCTGGGCTTTTTACAGGAGCAGGTTTGTCAGGTATAAAGAGGATGTAGCCGTTATTTACATTTGCTTTGGGTTGGCCGCAATTATTCCGGGTTGGTTTTACAATGGTGGTATCACCGGATCAACAACGCTTTCGGGTGTCTTTTTTATTGTGCTCATAACCCTGCTTGTAAAAAAGCGATACCATTATATTTTTATTGGAGCGCTAATAGCTATATTTTTAGGGTGCTACTTTATTGAAAAACATTTTCCTGGTTTAGTACAGCCTTATGATAGCACGGCGTCAAAGGAATCTGACCTCATCACATCGGCTGTAGTAAACATATTGACTGTTGGGCTGCTGGTAGGTTTTATTAAAAAAAGCCACGAAACCGATAAGCGCGACCTGATTCGTAAAAGTGAAGAGTTACAAGCTTCACAAATCGAACTTTCGGCCTCACGTGATCAGGCTGAGGCGGCTACGTTTGCCAAATCGAATTTCCTGGCCAATATGAGTCATGAAATTCGTACGCCACTTAACGGTATCATCGGTACCGCCCAACTGCTATCCCGTACCAATTTACAGCCCGAGCAGCAGGAACTGCTTCAAACTTTACAATCGAGCAGTAATTTACTGATCAACATCATCAGTGATATTCTCGATATTTCAAAGATCGAAGCCGATAAACTAATCCTTCACCCGGTTTCAACGCATTTGCGTAGCTGCATAAAAACAGTTATTGAAATTACCGAACCGGCCATTACTTCCCTTCACAAACCCCTAAGCTTAACATATGATGTTGACGCTAATGTGGCAAACTATGTAATAGCAGATGAGGGCAGGCTTCAGCAAATCCTGGTTAATTTGATCGGCAATGCCATTAAGTTTACCGACGAAGGTTCGGTAAGTTTACGCGTCACAGCATCTGAGATCAGGAACAACGTCCAGGACATAACCTTTAGCATCAAAGATGACGGGATTGGCATAAGTGAAGAGGCATTAGCACAGTTATTTAAGCCATTTACGCAGGTAAATACTACCGCTTTGCGCAAATACGGCGGTACGGGGCTGGGCTTATCCATTTGCAAAAAACTTGTGGAGATGATGCATGGCAGGATCTGGGTAGAAAGTAAGGAAGCCCAGGGTTCATTATTTAGCTTTACCTTGCCTTTACATGTTACCTATAGCATTATCGAACCGGAGATGCAACCGGATGTAAAGGAAGCCTTTCAATACCGGCCTTTACGCATTTTATTAGCCGAGGATAATAAAATGAACCAGTTAATAGCCAGTAAGATTTTTAAAAAGGTTGGTTATAATATTGATATTGCCGAAAATGGACTGGCCGCGGTTAATATGGTTGAGCAGTGTAACTACGATCTGATATTTATGGATATTCAAATGCCCGAAATGGATGGTTTACAGGCCACCCGCCATATATTAACTAAGCACGGTAAGGGGGCTCCGCCTATTATCGCCATGACAGCCAATGTGCTTAGCGAAAATGAACGTGAATGCAGCCAGGCCGGTATGAAAGATTTTGTAAGTAAACCTTTTACTTTTGAGCGCCTGGAAGATATCATCCAAAAATGGACGTGA
- a CDS encoding aldo/keto reductase: MKNRELGASGISTAPLVFGGNVFGWTVKGKDTTLLLDAFVDAGFNTIDTADVYSRWVEGNKGGESEAEIGNWLKQSGKRDKVAIATKVGAEMDSGSKGLKKDYIIKSAEASLKRLQTDYIDLYQTHYDDPSTPVEETLRAYDQLVQDGKVRAIGTSNMSVERLHESLKTSVEKGLITYQTLQPEYNLFDREKYETTYEPF; the protein is encoded by the coding sequence ATGAAAAATCGTGAATTAGGAGCATCAGGCATATCAACAGCGCCCTTGGTTTTTGGCGGGAATGTGTTTGGATGGACTGTTAAAGGTAAGGATACAACTCTTTTACTGGATGCATTTGTAGATGCCGGTTTTAACACTATCGATACCGCTGATGTTTACTCGCGCTGGGTTGAGGGCAATAAAGGCGGCGAGTCGGAAGCCGAAATTGGTAACTGGCTTAAGCAAAGCGGCAAACGCGATAAAGTAGCTATAGCCACTAAAGTAGGTGCCGAAATGGATTCGGGCAGTAAAGGCCTTAAAAAGGATTACATTATTAAATCGGCCGAGGCTTCATTAAAGCGCTTGCAAACTGATTATATAGACTTGTATCAAACCCATTACGACGACCCCTCAACCCCGGTTGAAGAAACCCTGCGCGCTTATGATCAACTGGTGCAGGATGGTAAGGTGAGGGCTATAGGAACTTCCAATATGTCTGTGGAGCGTTTGCATGAGTCGCTCAAAACGAGTGTTGAAAAAGGCCTGATAACTTATCAAACGCTTCAACCCGAATATAACCTGTTCGACAGGGAAAAATATGAAACCACTTACGAGCCTTTTTAA
- the accC gene encoding acetyl-CoA carboxylase biotin carboxylase subunit has translation MQKILVANRGEIALRIMRSAREMGIKTVAVYSHADRDALHVIYADEAVNIGEAPSSQSYLVGEKIIAACKQTGADGIHPGYGFLSENAGFARLVKDSGLILIGPSPEAMEVMGNKLSAKAAALKYHIPMVPGTEEAITDVNEAKKRAIEVGFPILIKAAAGGGGKGMRIVENADDFEEQMQLAVSEATSAFGDGSVFIERYVSSPKHIEIQVLGDTHGNIVHLFERDCSVQRRHQKVVEEAPSAILTPGIREKMGRCAVDVARSVNYTGAGTVEFIMDEGLNFYFLEMNTRLQVEHPVTEMITGIDLVKEQIKIARGEAISFKQDDLKIHGHAIELRVYAEDPANNFLPDIGTLQTYITPKGPGVRVDDGFEHGMEIPIYYDPMIAKLITFADTRAEAIDRMIRAIDEYQITGITTTLGFGRFVMQHEAFTSGNFDTHFVRKYFTPEVLQESHEDEAIIAAMVMEQLLSKKKVSITAAVETVEASNWIKNRKQI, from the coding sequence ATGCAGAAAATACTGGTTGCCAACCGCGGTGAAATAGCTTTACGAATTATGCGCTCGGCGCGTGAAATGGGTATTAAAACCGTTGCGGTGTATTCACATGCAGATCGGGATGCGTTACATGTAATCTATGCCGATGAAGCGGTAAATATCGGCGAAGCTCCATCCAGTCAATCCTATCTTGTTGGTGAAAAGATCATAGCTGCATGTAAGCAAACCGGGGCCGACGGTATCCACCCGGGATATGGGTTTTTGAGCGAAAATGCCGGGTTTGCCAGGCTGGTTAAGGATTCGGGACTTATTCTTATCGGCCCCTCGCCTGAGGCTATGGAGGTAATGGGTAACAAGTTATCGGCCAAAGCTGCCGCACTCAAATATCATATCCCCATGGTACCTGGTACGGAGGAAGCTATTACTGATGTTAATGAAGCTAAAAAGCGGGCTATTGAAGTAGGCTTTCCGATATTGATCAAAGCAGCTGCGGGCGGGGGCGGTAAAGGAATGCGGATTGTTGAAAACGCAGATGACTTTGAAGAGCAAATGCAGTTAGCTGTATCTGAAGCTACGTCAGCTTTTGGCGATGGCTCTGTTTTCATTGAGCGCTATGTATCATCCCCCAAACACATCGAGATCCAGGTACTTGGCGATACGCATGGTAATATCGTGCACCTGTTTGAGCGGGATTGTTCGGTACAGCGCCGCCATCAAAAAGTAGTTGAGGAGGCACCATCGGCAATATTAACACCCGGGATCAGGGAAAAGATGGGGCGTTGTGCGGTTGATGTAGCCCGGTCTGTAAATTATACAGGTGCGGGTACGGTTGAGTTTATCATGGATGAAGGGTTGAATTTTTATTTCCTTGAAATGAATACCCGCTTACAGGTTGAACACCCTGTAACTGAAATGATAACCGGCATTGACCTGGTGAAGGAGCAAATCAAAATAGCAAGGGGTGAGGCTATCAGTTTTAAACAGGACGATCTGAAGATTCATGGTCATGCCATCGAACTGCGTGTTTATGCCGAAGATCCGGCCAATAATTTCCTGCCAGATATTGGTACACTGCAAACTTATATAACGCCCAAAGGGCCCGGCGTACGGGTTGACGATGGTTTTGAGCACGGCATGGAGATTCCCATTTATTACGACCCGATGATAGCCAAGCTGATAACCTTTGCGGATACCCGTGCCGAAGCTATTGACCGCATGATAAGGGCTATAGATGAATATCAAATCACCGGTATTACTACCACCCTCGGTTTCGGCCGTTTTGTAATGCAGCATGAAGCTTTTACCTCTGGCAATTTTGATACTCACTTTGTGAGAAAATATTTTACCCCCGAAGTGTTACAGGAAAGCCATGAGGATGAAGCGATAATAGCAGCAATGGTAATGGAGCAGCTTCTGAGCAAAAAGAAAGTCTCAATCACTGCGGCGGTGGAGACAGTGGAAGCCAGCAACTGGATCAAGAACAGGAAGCAGATTTAA
- the hscA gene encoding Fe-S protein assembly chaperone HscA — translation MAKVSINLATGSLQKEEIIVGIDLGTTNSLVAFINPDKNPQVINDAGKGVLVPSVVHFGDAGDVLVGNEAKEFLITDPQNTIFSVKRLLGRSYHDIENYKDFFSYKVIDDDTESLVKIKVGDKFYTPIELSAQILKELKARAEHALKTPVNRAVITVPAYFNDSQRQATRDAGKLAGLDVLRIVNEPTAASLAYGIGLNPEETKTIAVYDLGGGTFDVSILQIQNGIFEVLSTNGDTFLGGDDFDRIIVDYWIEKNQLNKAEVLANTELAQQLRLKAEEAKKAFAHQSLVNDKIGDIWCTLDRTTFEQLILPKVQQTITSCQNALNDAKLTIDQIDEVVMVGGSTRTALVKRMVAEFFGRPVHDDVNPDEVVALGAAIQADILAGNRKDILLLDVTPLSLGIETMGGLMDVIIPRNSKVPTKGGRQYTTSIDGQVNMKIAVYQGERDLIKENRKLAEFDLKGIPSMPAGFPKVDINFLLNADGILTIQAIELRSGVKQEVEVKPTYGITDEQVEQMLMDSITHAKDDVSQRMLIEARTEGEQMVYTVERFLQKNADYVSVTEIADTTKLVQKLKEALTSGNKDLILKTIDELNEFTRPFAERLMDQAISTAMKGKSIE, via the coding sequence ATGGCTAAAGTTTCTATCAACCTGGCAACAGGCTCATTACAAAAAGAAGAGATCATTGTAGGCATCGATCTGGGTACCACTAACTCGCTGGTAGCATTCATCAACCCTGATAAAAACCCGCAGGTAATTAATGATGCAGGTAAAGGTGTATTGGTACCCTCTGTAGTTCATTTTGGCGACGCAGGCGATGTGCTGGTAGGTAATGAGGCAAAAGAGTTTCTGATAACCGATCCGCAAAACACCATCTTTTCGGTTAAACGTTTGCTGGGCCGCAGTTACCACGATATTGAAAACTACAAAGACTTTTTTAGCTATAAAGTTATTGACGATGATACTGAGAGCCTGGTAAAGATCAAAGTAGGTGATAAATTCTATACCCCTATCGAGCTATCGGCCCAGATATTGAAAGAACTTAAGGCCCGGGCCGAACATGCCCTTAAAACCCCGGTTAACCGCGCTGTGATCACTGTTCCTGCATACTTTAATGATTCGCAACGCCAGGCCACCCGTGATGCCGGTAAACTTGCAGGGCTTGATGTGTTACGGATAGTTAACGAACCTACTGCCGCAAGTTTGGCTTATGGGATAGGCCTCAACCCCGAAGAAACAAAAACCATAGCGGTTTATGACCTTGGCGGCGGTACATTTGATGTATCCATACTGCAAATTCAAAACGGTATTTTTGAGGTATTATCTACCAATGGCGATACCTTTTTAGGTGGCGATGATTTTGACCGCATTATAGTTGATTACTGGATTGAAAAAAACCAGCTTAATAAAGCCGAAGTGCTTGCCAATACTGAACTGGCCCAGCAACTACGCTTAAAGGCCGAAGAAGCTAAAAAAGCCTTTGCCCACCAAAGCCTGGTTAATGATAAAATAGGCGATATCTGGTGTACACTTGACCGCACCACTTTTGAGCAGCTAATACTGCCTAAAGTACAGCAAACTATCACCAGTTGTCAGAATGCCCTTAATGATGCCAAACTAACCATCGACCAGATTGATGAAGTAGTTATGGTTGGCGGCTCAACCCGCACAGCATTGGTTAAACGCATGGTTGCCGAATTTTTCGGTCGCCCGGTGCATGATGATGTGAATCCGGATGAAGTAGTTGCCTTAGGCGCGGCTATACAGGCCGATATTTTAGCCGGCAATCGCAAGGATATTTTATTGCTTGATGTTACTCCCCTATCCCTGGGTATTGAAACCATGGGCGGCCTGATGGATGTGATCATCCCGCGCAACTCCAAGGTGCCGACCAAAGGAGGCAGGCAATACACCACGTCGATAGACGGACAGGTAAATATGAAAATTGCCGTTTACCAGGGAGAGCGCGACCTGATCAAAGAAAACCGTAAACTGGCCGAGTTTGATTTAAAAGGCATCCCTTCTATGCCAGCCGGTTTCCCTAAGGTTGATATTAACTTTTTGTTGAATGCCGATGGCATCCTTACCATACAGGCTATAGAACTTCGCTCCGGGGTAAAGCAGGAAGTTGAAGTAAAACCAACCTACGGCATTACCGACGAGCAGGTGGAGCAAATGCTGATGGACAGCATTACCCACGCTAAAGACGATGTAAGCCAGCGGATGCTTATTGAAGCACGTACCGAAGGAGAGCAAATGGTATATACCGTTGAACGCTTCCTGCAAAAAAATGCCGACTACGTTTCCGTTACTGAAATTGCTGATACAACCAAACTTGTTCAGAAACTGAAAGAGGCCCTCACCAGCGGCAATAAAGACCTGATACTAAAAACAATTGATGAGCTTAACGAGTTTACCCGTCCCTTTGCAGAACGCTTAATGGACCAGGCTATAAGCACAGCCATGAAGGGTAAGAGTATAGAATAG
- a CDS encoding riboflavin synthase: MFTGIIETLGKITDLQQEKGNLNITVESAISHELKIDQSVAHNGVCLTVVALADGLHVVTAIEETLSKTNLSQLKVGDPVNLERCMQMNARLDGHIVQGHVDQVAVCTAFKELDGSWEYTFEYDAASGNVTVEKGSICVNGISLTVVNSHANSFSVAIIPYTFEHTNLHNVQVGSQVNLEFDIIGKYVARLMQR, from the coding sequence ATGTTTACAGGAATTATAGAAACTTTAGGTAAGATCACCGATCTGCAGCAGGAAAAAGGCAACCTTAATATTACTGTCGAATCGGCTATATCACATGAACTCAAGATTGATCAATCGGTAGCGCATAATGGCGTATGCCTTACTGTTGTTGCTTTGGCCGATGGTTTGCACGTAGTAACCGCTATCGAAGAAACTTTAAGCAAAACCAATCTTTCCCAACTCAAAGTTGGCGATCCGGTAAACCTGGAGCGCTGCATGCAAATGAACGCCCGGCTTGATGGCCACATTGTGCAGGGCCATGTTGACCAGGTGGCTGTTTGTACCGCGTTTAAAGAACTTGACGGCAGTTGGGAATACACTTTTGAATATGATGCGGCAAGCGGCAACGTAACCGTAGAGAAAGGTTCTATCTGCGTAAATGGCATCAGTCTTACTGTGGTTAATTCGCATGCCAATAGTTTTTCTGTAGCTATTATCCCCTATACATTTGAACATACCAACCTGCACAATGTGCAAGTTGGCAGCCAGGTTAACCTTGAGTTTGACATTATTGGCAAATACGTTGCCCGTTTAATGCAGCGTTAA
- a CDS encoding DUF983 domain-containing protein: METPKYKLSAWSAFVNAKCPRCRRGDLFATGMYEFKGQEMHKTCSHCGLVYEREPGYFYVAMFASYALNVAEMVTLAVAISVLTGSSNPWLYVTIILGVAVVLAPFNFRYSRVMLLHWLTPGLHYHPEMSEDKTE; the protein is encoded by the coding sequence ATGGAAACCCCTAAATATAAATTATCCGCCTGGTCTGCCTTTGTAAACGCTAAATGTCCGCGTTGCAGGCGCGGCGATCTGTTTGCTACCGGTATGTATGAATTTAAAGGACAGGAGATGCATAAAACATGTTCACACTGCGGCCTGGTGTATGAGCGTGAACCCGGTTATTTTTACGTCGCCATGTTTGCCAGTTATGCGCTTAACGTTGCTGAGATGGTTACACTGGCAGTTGCTATCAGCGTTTTAACAGGCAGCAGTAACCCCTGGTTGTATGTAACTATTATTTTAGGGGTAGCGGTAGTTTTAGCGCCATTTAATTTCAGGTATTCAAGAGTGATGCTTTTGCACTGGCTTACACCGGGCTTACATTATCATCCGGAGATGAGCGAGGATAAAACGGAATAA
- a CDS encoding tetratricopeptide repeat protein: protein MKNLFITLLLTLSVLQLLAQQIANDSLLLDYYQNQRFADAADYLKKIYPEPVTDLKVLTKLAYTSKMASRLPDAENYYQRIYDTDTTSLANLYNMSEIIKRRGNNKKALMYVKKILLKDTTNFDVYKQLADLSQNVGDIPESIVYLQKANHINPLNPDVAYDLSTFYINLKLYDNAESLIDKALVADTANLLLLKGKAQASYALKKYPATITIAKKLLDAGEQAGSIVSMLGTSYYMTANYQDCIKTFKTLEDSNTGTEASYYYTAMSYKALHNNSKAIIYLDKAIEEAISTGVSSYYSEKGDSYDRLHQLKNAVQAYQKSLLYKPDPITYYALATLYDTDLKNKATAIKYYKKYLASKPKESQKTYIAYSKERIKSLGI from the coding sequence ATGAAAAACCTATTTATAACCCTGCTCCTTACCTTATCAGTATTGCAATTACTCGCTCAGCAAATCGCTAACGATTCGCTCCTGCTTGATTATTATCAAAATCAGCGTTTTGCCGACGCGGCAGATTACCTCAAAAAAATATATCCCGAGCCTGTTACCGATCTTAAAGTATTGACTAAGCTGGCCTACACTTCAAAAATGGCCTCCCGCCTGCCCGATGCTGAAAATTATTATCAGCGGATTTACGATACGGATACTACCAGCCTCGCTAACCTGTATAATATGAGTGAAATCATCAAAAGACGGGGTAACAATAAAAAGGCGCTGATGTATGTAAAAAAGATTCTGCTGAAGGATACAACTAACTTCGATGTATATAAACAACTGGCGGACCTGTCGCAGAATGTCGGCGACATACCTGAAAGCATTGTGTACCTGCAAAAAGCAAATCACATTAACCCGCTCAATCCCGATGTTGCGTACGACTTGTCAACTTTTTATATCAACCTTAAATTATATGATAATGCCGAAAGCCTGATTGACAAAGCTCTCGTTGCCGACACAGCCAACCTGCTGCTGCTGAAAGGCAAGGCCCAGGCATCATATGCCTTAAAAAAGTATCCGGCAACTATTACCATCGCAAAAAAACTATTGGACGCAGGTGAACAAGCAGGGAGCATAGTATCCATGCTGGGCACTTCTTATTACATGACCGCCAACTACCAGGATTGTATTAAAACTTTTAAAACATTGGAAGACAGCAATACCGGCACCGAGGCTTCATATTATTATACAGCCATGAGCTACAAAGCCCTGCACAATAATTCAAAAGCTATCATCTACCTGGATAAGGCCATTGAAGAGGCTATATCTACAGGTGTGAGTTCCTATTACAGTGAAAAAGGTGATTCGTACGACCGGCTGCACCAGCTTAAAAATGCAGTTCAAGCTTACCAGAAAAGCTTGCTTTATAAACCGGACCCTATTACCTATTATGCTCTTGCAACCCTGTATGATACCGACCTGAAGAATAAGGCAACAGCTATTAAGTACTATAAAAAGTATCTGGCAAGCAAGCCAAAGGAGTCACAAAAAACTTATATCGCTTACTCTAAAGAGCGTATTAAATCGTTAGGGATTTAA
- a CDS encoding c-type cytochrome: protein MPVNKKLLVTLGLLSIVVFGAMTTSKPQDEGFKNLKVLPKNISGENLHKVMEDWEHSLGVHCNFCHARNEETKKMDWASDAKPEKAMARDMYKMMNKINQKYFHAKKDSLGMIMQSGVNCNTCHRGTAHPEVMVPDGKGPGGQPGPPPAGPAPGSPAPTKP, encoded by the coding sequence ATGCCTGTTAACAAAAAATTATTAGTTACACTCGGTCTGCTATCCATAGTAGTGTTTGGCGCCATGACCACAAGTAAACCGCAGGACGAAGGTTTTAAAAATCTTAAAGTACTGCCTAAAAACATTTCGGGCGAGAACCTGCACAAGGTTATGGAAGATTGGGAGCATTCATTAGGCGTACATTGCAACTTTTGCCACGCCCGTAATGAAGAAACTAAAAAGATGGATTGGGCAAGCGATGCCAAGCCTGAAAAAGCAATGGCGCGCGATATGTATAAAATGATGAACAAAATTAACCAGAAGTATTTTCATGCCAAAAAAGATTCTTTAGGCATGATTATGCAAAGCGGTGTTAACTGTAATACCTGTCACCGTGGTACAGCTCATCCTGAGGTTATGGTACCCGACGGAAAAGGTCCGGGTGGTCAGCCTGGCCCGCCGCCTGCTGGCCCTGCTCCGGGCAGCCCTGCGCCAACCAAGCCATAA
- a CDS encoding AraC family transcriptional regulator: protein MLQSIPTIDICTLADDIKQDEVLISRFAPYLDAHKNLFFPHRHSFYHLVLFTDGGGSHTIDFESFEVKPGQIYFMTPGQVHSWDFEGFTDGYIINFSSSFIQSFLLRSGYFDNFYFLNGNPKDEVIDLPADQLQVIISLFEKILAEVEKPAALGSDMVKLLMLQIFILINRCGGKSDNFGKQGYNQTLIRNFQKLIEQHYIHVKLPKDYAELLYITPNHLNAVCKDVLGLSAGEVIRNRTLLEAKRLLTNPRLNISEIAFNLNFSDNSYFTKFFKKIEGITPEEFRKKTLNNKS, encoded by the coding sequence ATGTTACAAAGCATTCCAACAATTGATATTTGCACACTTGCCGATGATATAAAGCAGGATGAGGTCCTGATCAGCAGGTTTGCGCCTTACCTGGATGCCCACAAAAACCTTTTCTTCCCGCACCGTCACTCGTTTTATCACCTGGTATTGTTTACCGATGGCGGTGGTTCGCATACCATAGATTTTGAAAGCTTTGAGGTAAAACCAGGTCAGATTTACTTTATGACCCCCGGTCAGGTGCATTCATGGGATTTTGAAGGTTTTACCGATGGTTATATCATTAATTTTTCAAGCTCCTTTATCCAGTCGTTTTTATTACGGTCGGGGTATTTTGACAACTTTTACTTTTTGAACGGTAACCCGAAGGATGAGGTGATTGATTTACCTGCAGATCAGTTACAGGTGATAATTTCCCTTTTTGAAAAAATATTAGCCGAAGTTGAAAAACCGGCCGCCTTAGGCAGCGACATGGTTAAACTGCTTATGCTGCAGATTTTTATCCTCATCAACCGTTGCGGGGGAAAGAGCGACAACTTCGGGAAACAGGGCTATAATCAAACCCTGATCCGAAATTTTCAAAAACTGATCGAGCAGCATTATATCCATGTAAAACTCCCTAAAGATTATGCAGAACTGCTTTATATCACCCCCAATCATTTAAACGCGGTATGCAAAGATGTGCTTGGCCTGTCGGCAGGAGAGGTGATCCGTAACCGTACTTTGCTTGAAGCAAAAAGGTTATTAACCAATCCGAGGCTTAATATCAGCGAGATTGCTTTTAACCTTAATTTTAGCGATAATTCCTATTTTACTAAGTTCTTTAAAAAAATTGAAGGCATTACCCCCGAAGAGTTCAGAAAAAAAACCTTAAATAATAAATCATAA
- a CDS encoding SRPBCC family protein: MADNRWNKFKVTADVDTDVRSMYEAWATPEGLETWFLRKADFFAIAGRQREPQEFIKKEDTYTWHWHGFDDTISENGQVLEANGADFIKFTFTGGSIVSVSITCKLGVVIVELAQENIPEEADPEKNLYVQCQLGWTFYLANLKSILEGGKDLRNKRKDLFSSFK; the protein is encoded by the coding sequence ATGGCAGACAACAGATGGAACAAATTTAAAGTAACTGCTGATGTTGATACGGACGTACGCAGTATGTATGAAGCCTGGGCTACTCCCGAAGGCCTGGAAACCTGGTTTTTGCGTAAAGCTGATTTTTTTGCCATAGCAGGCCGTCAGCGCGAACCGCAGGAATTTATAAAAAAAGAGGATACTTATACCTGGCATTGGCATGGGTTTGATGATACCATTTCTGAAAACGGGCAGGTGCTGGAAGCCAACGGGGCCGATTTTATAAAATTTACTTTTACAGGCGGTAGTATAGTGAGTGTATCTATCACTTGTAAACTGGGCGTTGTTATTGTTGAACTGGCACAGGAAAACATCCCCGAAGAAGCAGACCCCGAAAAAAACCTTTATGTGCAATGCCAACTTGGCTGGACATTTTATCTGGCCAATCTGAAATCGATATTGGAGGGTGGCAAAGATCTACGCAATAAGCGTAAAGACCTGTTTTCAAGTTTCAAATAA
- a CDS encoding NUDIX domain-containing protein, which yields MPKQSAGILLYRKAAPGLQVFLVHPGGPFFKNKDEGSWSVPKGEYLPDEDPLMAAKREFQEETGHEITGNFIALSPVKQKGGKMVSAWAVEGDINPENIKSNTFEIEWPPRSGKKQTFNEIDRAEWFDMATAKIKINPAQAALIDELAAINNH from the coding sequence ATGCCAAAGCAAAGCGCAGGGATCTTATTATACCGCAAAGCAGCTCCTGGTTTGCAGGTGTTTCTTGTACATCCGGGCGGGCCGTTCTTTAAAAATAAAGATGAAGGCTCGTGGTCGGTACCCAAAGGTGAATATCTTCCCGATGAAGATCCCCTTATGGCGGCAAAGCGTGAATTCCAGGAAGAAACCGGGCATGAAATAACCGGGAATTTTATAGCGTTAAGCCCTGTTAAACAAAAAGGAGGCAAAATGGTATCAGCTTGGGCCGTAGAGGGTGACATCAACCCGGAAAATATCAAAAGCAATACATTTGAAATAGAATGGCCGCCGCGTTCAGGAAAAAAGCAAACTTTTAATGAAATTGACCGCGCTGAATGGTTTGACATGGCAACTGCGAAAATAAAGATCAACCCTGCTCAGGCAGCTTTGATAGATGAACTGGCCGCGATCAACAATCATTAA